ATCCGGAAACGATTATGGAGACTATACGTGAGGATTCCCGGTTCGAAGATCTAGCTCACGAAGAGGCGACTATCAGCGCGGTTGTCCGCGAACGGTTGAAGCAGTTCCGTAGCAAGAACTAATCTCGCTCAGATCCGCCCCGCGCTTACTACTCGAAAACGGGGGGTGTTCGCGGCTCGGGTGGTACGTTACAGCTCGAAAACGGGGGGTATCACCGTCGGAATTTCTCGTTACTACTCGAAAACGGGGGGTGGGTGACCTTAGAGATCCGACGTTCTATTGTATGTGATGTGCCATCTCCACGCCCTCTCCCATTTACAACTCGAAAACGGGGGGTGTCCTCCCATTCGAGTTCATTCGTCTGGATTGACTGGGCCTTTGTATTTGGAGGTCACCTTGTCGCCTTCTCTCCATTGCCAGTAGTAGTAGCGGTTGTCGTTGATCTCCTTGATCGTGATCGTCGCTTTGGCAGGGACATCGTCCGGGAGGTCGTCTGGTCGCTCATCCACCTCGTCTTGGTCTGCCTCCTCTTCGAGACGGGCCTCACGTTCCTTGTGCTCGGCTAGCGCTTCGGCGTACGTTGAAACGTCTCGGAGTCGGTTCGGAGTCGACTCGTTGAGGACGTTGACGATTTCCGTCGGAAAGCTCGACGGTGGGGCCGGTGGTTCGTAGGACATCGGCTCTCTCCGTATTAACCAATACAATCCGCAAATGCAAAGCTCTGTTGGTTAAGTTGAGAGGGTCGCCCTCCAATCCTACTGTCTGTAACATTTGTCGAAACTTATTTATAAATTAGTTTCGTACTGTGTTACATCATACTCCGGCGCATCGAACTCGAGGTCCTCGCCATCGTCGAACGCGGCGACACGATCTCCGAGCTCGCGACAAAGCTTGACCACAGCGAGAGCTACCTCTCACGTGCTGTCGGCGACCTCGTCGAGAAGGGTCTCGTCTACACGGAACGCGACGGCCGCCGAAAGCGGATTATTCCCTCGGACGCCCGGGCAGTCGAAGCCTACCAGGACCTCGTCCGCCAGCACTCCCATATCGAATTCCCCGAGCTGTTGACCGGGAAGACTCTCGAGGTACTCTACTATCTCGACAAGCCACGAACCGTCGCCGACATCGCCGACCGGACCGACAACTACCGCAACACCGTCAACCGCATCCTCAAGCGGTTTCGCGACCGCGGGCTCATCGGGTCGGACGAGGGCCGCTATGACTTCAACGCCGACTTCGACCGCCTCCACGAGTTCGCTCGTGAACTTGCACACCATCTACACCGCCAACGCCTGGAATCCGTCGCCCCGAAGGGAACGATTCTCTGGGGGGACTACGACGAATTTCTCGCGCAGACCGAGACGGAAATCGACGTGGAGGGGTTCCACGAAACCGGCCTCGCTCGGTTTGCCGTGTTCGACCTTCAGTTTCTGCTTACCAGCCACCGCTACTACCTCTTCTCCGAGGAACTCGACGCAGTCTCGCCGGCGGAGCTGTGCTGTCACACGCTGCTCATCGACGACGGCAGCCGCCACCGCT
This genomic interval from Halobellus litoreus contains the following:
- a CDS encoding MarR family transcriptional regulator, which produces MLRRIELEVLAIVERGDTISELATKLDHSESYLSRAVGDLVEKGLVYTERDGRRKRIIPSDARAVEAYQDLVRQHSHIEFPELLTGKTLEVLYYLDKPRTVADIADRTDNYRNTVNRILKRFRDRGLIGSDEGRYDFNADFDRLHEFARELAHHLHRQRLESVAPKGTILWGDYDEFLAQTETEIDVEGFHETGLARFAVFDLQFLLTSHRYYLFSEELDAVSPAELCCHTLLIDDGSRHRSYCLLLLSHVDVDEDDLREQAATYGLEDEIDALLRYLETHGEVDDDRLPKWSEFQKLAADYEIEQ